In the Topomyia yanbarensis strain Yona2022 chromosome 3, ASM3024719v1, whole genome shotgun sequence genome, one interval contains:
- the LOC131690888 gene encoding protein henna: MYGPSEPNGPILKEGGSYIMEGHESAEAKNVSIIFSPLQEEAGALAKMLKVFEEHKVNLLHIESRSSTRGPGYEFMVECDSKSKNLSVAIEAVREQSDYFNIISRDYKDNEATVPWFPRRIRDLDRFANQILSYGAELDSDHPGFTDPTYRERRKYFADIAFNYKHGQPLPHVEYTEAEVNTWKVVFNNLTKLYPTHACREHNHVFPLLIENCGYREDNIPQLEDVSNFLKDCTGFTLRPVAGLLSSRDFLAGLAFRVFHSTQYIRHPSKPLYTPEPDVCHELLGHAPLFADPSFAQFSQEIGLASLGAPDEFVEKLATCFWFTVEYGLCRQNGQLKAYGAGLLSSFGELQYCLTDKPELREFDPIKTGVQKYPITEYQPVYFVSSSFDEAIQKMVNFANTIPRPFGVRYNAYTQSVEILDSKPQIANMLRNIHGEFEILQNAFKKMLV, translated from the exons CCAATCCTTAAGGAGGGCGGATCGTACATCATGGAAGGACACGAGTCCGCGGAAGCTAAAAATGTCAGCATCATATTTTCGCCCCTGCAAGAAGAGGCCGGAGCGTTGGCGAAAATGTTGAAGGTCTTCGAGGAACACAAAGTTAATCTGTTGCACATTGAATCAAGATCGTCAACCCGTGGACCAGGGTACGAGTTCATGGTCGAATGCGACAGTAAGAGCAAGAACCTGAGTGTGGCAATCGAAGCGGTTCGAGAGCAGAGCGATTACTTCAACATCATATCACGTGATTATAAGGATAATGAAG CCACCGTCCCTTGGTTTCCTCGACGAATTCGCGACCTGGATCGTTTCGCTAACCAGATCCTGTCGTATGGTGCTGAACTCGATTCTGACCATCCTGGATTCACCGATCCGACCTATCGTGAACGTCGGAAGTACTTTGCTGACATAGCGTTCAACTATAAACATGGTCAACCTCTGCCGCATGTCGAGTATACCGAAGCGGAAGTCAATACGTGGAAGGTGGTCTTCAACAATCTCACCAAGCTCTACCCAACTCACGCCTGTCGAGAACACAACCACGTCTTTCCACTGTTGATCGAAAACTGTGGCTACAGGGAGGACAATATCCCACAGTTAGAGGACGTATCGAACTTCTTGAAGGACTGTACGGGTTTCACCTTGCGTCCGGTTGCTGGTCTTCTTTCGTCACGTGACTTCCTAGCCGGACTCGCTTTCCGTGTGTTCCACTCAACGCAGTACATTCGTCATCCAAGTAAGCCACTTTACACTCCAGAGCCAGATGTGTGCCACGAACTGCTCGGTCACGCGCCATTGTTTGCCGATCCGTCCTTCGCACAATTCTCCCAGGAGATAGGATTAGCCTCACTTGGCGCTCCCGATGAGTTTGTGGAAAAACTGGCAACG TGCTTCTGGTTCACCGTTGAATACGGTCTCTGTCGTCAAAATGGACAACTCAAAGCCTACGGGGCCGGTTTACTGTCATCGTTCGGCGAACTACAGTACTGCCTAACGGACAAACCAGAGTTACGGGAGTTCGATCCAATCAAAACCGGAGTGCAGAAGTATCCGATCACCGAGTACCAACCAGTGTACTTCGTGTCCAGTAGCTTCGATGAAGCAATTCAGAAGATGGTTAATTTCGCCAATACCATCCCGCGTCCGTTCGGTGTTCGGTACAATGCGTACACCCAGAGTGTGGAAATACTGGATTCCAAGCCGCAGATCGCCAACATGCTGCGCAACATTCACGGGGAGTTTGAGATTTTGCAGAATGCGTTTAAGAAGATGTTGGTTTAG